Proteins from a single region of Candidatus Methylomirabilota bacterium:
- the rpsH gene encoding 30S ribosomal protein S8 has translation MMTDPIADLLTRIRNASRAEHEKVDIPSSKLKVRITEILKSEGFIKNFRLMEEKKPGTLRVYLKYGAGNERVISGLVRVSKPGRRVYVGKDKIPSILGGMGVAILSTSRGVMTDREVRKQGLGGEVLAYVW, from the coding sequence ATGATGACCGATCCCATCGCTGACCTCCTGACCCGCATCCGCAACGCGAGCCGTGCCGAGCACGAGAAGGTGGACATCCCCTCGTCCAAGCTCAAGGTCCGCATCACCGAGATCCTGAAGAGCGAAGGATTCATCAAGAACTTCCGGCTCATGGAGGAGAAGAAGCCCGGCACCCTGCGTGTGTATCTCAAGTACGGGGCGGGCAACGAGCGCGTCATCTCCGGGCTCGTCCGGGTGTCGAAGCCGGGCCGGCGCGTCTACGTGGGCAAGGACAAGATCCCATCCATCCTGGGCGGCATGGGGGTGGCGATCCTGTCCACTTCCCGGGGCGTGATGACCGACCGCGAGGTCCGCAAGCAGGGCCTCGGCGGCGAGGTCCTCGCCTACGTCTGGTAG
- the rplV gene encoding 50S ribosomal protein L22 has protein sequence MKTQATARYIRVPASKARLVLEHIRGKSVGEALATLQLTSKAAARLIEKVLRSAIANAEHNHQVRNLDDLRVVKAVADGGPGLKRVSPRAMGRAYFIKHRTSHLTIELSDETPRPRARAGAGR, from the coding sequence GTGAAGACGCAGGCCACCGCGCGCTACATCCGGGTGCCCGCCAGCAAGGCGCGCCTCGTGCTCGAGCACATCCGTGGCAAGTCGGTGGGCGAGGCCCTCGCCACCCTGCAGCTCACGTCGAAGGCGGCGGCGCGGCTCATCGAGAAGGTGCTGCGCTCGGCCATCGCCAATGCCGAGCACAACCATCAGGTGCGCAACCTCGACGACCTCCGCGTGGTCAAGGCGGTCGCCGACGGTGGCCCCGGCCTCAAGCGGGTATCCCCGCGGGCGATGGGCCGCGCGTACTTCATCAAGCACCGGACCAGCCACCTCACCATCGAGCTCTCCGACGAGACGCCGCGCCCGCGCGCGCGGGCGGGGGCGGGAAGGTAA
- the rplX gene encoding 50S ribosomal protein L24 codes for MAQAHVRKGDTVVVIAGRERGKRGRVLRVLPAEGRVVVERLNLMKKHQKPTQKLRQGGIIEREAPLHLSNVMLVDPRSDKPTRVGVKQLADGRKARVARKSGEMVDKA; via the coding sequence ATGGCGCAAGCGCACGTGCGGAAGGGCGACACCGTGGTGGTCATCGCGGGCCGGGAGCGCGGCAAGCGCGGCCGGGTCCTGCGGGTGCTGCCCGCGGAGGGCCGCGTGGTGGTGGAACGGCTCAATCTCATGAAGAAGCACCAGAAGCCGACCCAGAAGCTGCGGCAGGGCGGCATCATCGAGCGCGAGGCGCCGCTGCATCTGTCCAATGTGATGCTGGTGGATCCCCGCAGCGACAAACCTACGCGGGTGGGCGTCAAGCAGCTCGCCGACGGCCGCAAGGCCCGCGTCGCCCGCAAGTCGGGCGAGATGGTGGACAAGGCGTAG
- the rplW gene encoding 50S ribosomal protein L23: MRDPRQVLFRPLMTEKSMLQKEEHNTVTFEVARSANKVEIRQAVERVFNVKVADVRTMSMQGKWKRMGRFEGQRSDWKKAIVTLAPGHKIELVEGA, encoded by the coding sequence ATGAGAGATCCTCGTCAGGTGCTGTTCCGTCCCCTCATGACCGAGAAGAGCATGCTGCAGAAGGAAGAGCACAACACCGTGACGTTCGAGGTCGCGCGGAGCGCCAACAAGGTCGAGATCCGCCAGGCCGTCGAGCGCGTGTTCAATGTGAAGGTGGCCGACGTGCGCACGATGTCGATGCAGGGCAAGTGGAAGCGCATGGGCCGCTTCGAGGGCCAACGCTCCGACTGGAAGAAGGCGATCGTCACGCTGGCGCCTGGCCACAAGATCGAGCTCGTCGAGGGAGCCTGA
- the rpsQ gene encoding 30S ribosomal protein S17, which translates to MSETKTREGVVVSDKMTKTRVVLIERVYRHPRYERVVRRTKRLKAHDETNASKTGDRVLLEETRPLSKEKRWRIREIMTRAS; encoded by the coding sequence GTGTCGGAGACGAAGACCCGCGAAGGCGTGGTGGTGAGCGACAAGATGACGAAGACCCGCGTGGTGCTGATCGAGCGGGTGTACCGGCACCCGCGGTACGAGCGCGTGGTGCGGCGCACCAAGCGGCTCAAGGCCCACGACGAGACCAATGCGAGCAAGACGGGCGACCGGGTGCTCCTCGAGGAGACGCGGCCCCTGTCGAAGGAAAAGCGCTGGCGGATCCGGGAAATCATGACCCGGGCCTCCTGA
- the rpsE gene encoding 30S ribosomal protein S5 — protein sequence MAEGRIDSSALDLTDRVVSINRVAKVVKGGRRFSFTALVVVGDGRGHVGVGLGKAREVPEAIRKSVEHAKKDLIFVPLKDTTIPCEMTGHFGAARVYLKPASQGTGVIAGGAVRPVLEAAGVQDVLTKTLGTNNPHNVLKATIDAFRRMKRQLDLHAARRRSLDGDGQEAAGG from the coding sequence TTGGCTGAAGGACGGATCGATTCCAGCGCGCTCGACCTGACCGACCGGGTCGTCTCGATCAACCGTGTCGCCAAGGTCGTGAAGGGCGGCCGGCGCTTCTCGTTCACCGCCCTCGTGGTGGTGGGCGACGGTCGCGGCCACGTCGGCGTGGGCCTCGGCAAGGCGCGCGAGGTCCCCGAGGCCATCCGCAAGTCGGTGGAGCACGCCAAGAAGGACCTGATCTTCGTGCCCCTCAAGGACACCACGATCCCGTGCGAGATGACCGGCCACTTCGGCGCGGCCCGGGTCTACCTCAAGCCCGCGTCCCAGGGCACCGGCGTCATCGCCGGTGGCGCGGTGCGGCCGGTGCTGGAGGCGGCGGGCGTCCAGGACGTGCTGACCAAGACGCTGGGGACCAACAATCCGCACAACGTGCTCAAGGCGACCATCGATGCGTTCCGGCGCATGAAGCGGCAGCTCGACCTGCACGCGGCGCGGCGGCGCTCGCTCGACGGCGACGGC
- the rplB gene encoding 50S ribosomal protein L2, with protein sequence MGIRTLKPTSPARRYMTLLTNEEITKKTPEKSLLTPKTRISGRNAYGRITVRHRGGGHKRMLREVDFRREKLGIPAKVVGIEYDPGRSARIALLHYRDGEKRYIIAPLGLKPGDVVMSGPQADILPGNALPIRSIPLGTLVHNVELQPGRGGQLCRSAGTLAQLLAKEGDHADLKLPSGEVRRVALDCMATVGQVGNLDHENVSVGKAGRVRWKGFRPTVRGTVMNPVDHPMGGGEGKGKGNHPMTPWGKPTKGYKTRRGARPSDRYIVTRRTK encoded by the coding sequence ATGGGAATCCGCACACTGAAGCCCACCTCGCCGGCGCGGCGCTACATGACCCTCCTCACCAACGAGGAGATCACCAAGAAGACGCCGGAGAAGAGCCTGCTCACGCCCAAGACCCGGATCAGCGGTCGCAACGCTTACGGCCGCATCACCGTCCGGCACCGGGGCGGCGGGCACAAGCGGATGCTCCGCGAGGTCGACTTCCGCCGCGAGAAGCTCGGCATCCCCGCCAAGGTGGTGGGTATCGAGTACGATCCCGGCCGCTCGGCCCGGATCGCGCTCCTGCACTACCGCGACGGCGAGAAGCGCTACATCATCGCGCCCCTCGGGCTCAAGCCCGGGGACGTCGTGATGTCGGGGCCGCAGGCCGACATCCTGCCCGGCAACGCGCTGCCCATCCGCAGCATCCCCCTCGGCACCCTCGTGCACAACGTGGAGCTGCAGCCGGGGCGCGGTGGCCAGCTGTGCCGGAGCGCGGGAACCCTCGCCCAGCTCCTCGCCAAGGAAGGCGACCACGCCGATCTCAAGCTCCCCTCGGGGGAGGTGCGGCGGGTGGCGCTCGACTGCATGGCCACCGTCGGCCAGGTCGGGAACCTCGACCATGAGAACGTGTCGGTCGGTAAAGCGGGGCGGGTGCGCTGGAAGGGCTTCCGGCCCACCGTGCGGGGCACCGTCATGAACCCGGTGGACCACCCCATGGGCGGCGGTGAGGGCAAGGGCAAGGGCAACCATCCGATGACCCCGTGGGGCAAGCCCACCAAGGGCTACAAGACCCGCCGGGGCGCGCGCCCGTCGGACCGTTACATCGTCACGCGCCGGACCAAGTAA
- the rplF gene encoding 50S ribosomal protein L6 gives MSRIGRKPIPVPQGVKVAVDGAAVRVEGPKGKLSHSLPSGISVKAEPAQVTVSRSSDERNARALHGLTRSLIANMVHGVKDGFERKLEIVGIGYRCQLQGKNLQLALGFSHPVIFPLPEGIQAEVEKQVSITLRGADKALLGQTAALIRGLRKPDPYKGKGIKYADEYIRRKVGKKAGAK, from the coding sequence ATGTCGCGAATCGGACGCAAGCCCATCCCGGTGCCGCAGGGCGTGAAGGTGGCGGTGGACGGCGCCGCGGTGCGCGTGGAAGGGCCCAAGGGGAAGCTCTCGCACTCGCTGCCCAGCGGGATCTCGGTCAAGGCCGAGCCCGCGCAGGTGACGGTGAGCCGATCCTCGGACGAGCGGAATGCGCGCGCCCTCCATGGCCTCACGCGCTCGCTCATCGCCAACATGGTGCACGGGGTGAAGGACGGCTTCGAGCGCAAGCTCGAGATCGTGGGCATCGGGTACCGGTGCCAGCTCCAGGGCAAGAACCTGCAGCTCGCGCTGGGCTTCTCGCACCCGGTGATCTTCCCGCTCCCCGAGGGCATTCAGGCGGAGGTGGAGAAGCAGGTGTCGATTACCCTGCGGGGCGCGGACAAGGCCTTGCTGGGGCAGACCGCCGCGCTCATCCGGGGCCTCCGCAAGCCGGACCCCTACAAGGGCAAGGGTATCAAGTACGCGGACGAATACATCCGCCGGAAAGTGGGCAAGAAGGCAGGAGCCAAGTGA
- the rpsJ gene encoding 30S ribosomal protein S10 — translation LRSPHVDKTSREQFEMRTHKRLLDIVDPTPQTVDSLMKLDLPAGVVAEIVE, via the coding sequence TGCTGCGCTCGCCGCACGTGGACAAGACCTCGCGCGAGCAGTTCGAGATGCGCACGCACAAGAGGCTCCTCGACATCGTCGACCCGACCCCGCAAACCGTCGACTCGCTGATGAAGCTCGACCTGCCCGCGGGCGTGGTGGCGGAGATCGTCGAGTAG
- the rpmC gene encoding 50S ribosomal protein L29, whose protein sequence is MKVTKWREMSEDELTQKGKELAEELFNLRFQLSMGVAKNPARVGQARRDLARIQTILRERRAPAKA, encoded by the coding sequence ATGAAGGTGACGAAGTGGCGTGAGATGTCAGAGGACGAGCTGACGCAGAAGGGCAAGGAGCTCGCCGAGGAGCTCTTCAACCTCCGCTTCCAGCTCTCGATGGGCGTGGCCAAGAACCCCGCGCGTGTCGGACAGGCGCGCCGCGACCTCGCCAGGATCCAGACGATCCTGCGCGAGCGCCGTGCCCCCGCGAAGGCTTAA
- a CDS encoding type Z 30S ribosomal protein S14 encodes MAKISLIMKAQRPPKFKSRGYNRCKICGRPRGYLRKFEACRLCFRELALKGEVPGVVKASW; translated from the coding sequence ATGGCGAAGATCTCGCTCATCATGAAGGCGCAGCGGCCCCCGAAGTTCAAGTCGCGGGGCTACAACCGCTGCAAGATCTGCGGCCGCCCTCGCGGCTATCTGCGGAAGTTCGAGGCCTGCCGGCTCTGCTTCCGGGAGCTGGCCCTCAAGGGCGAGGTGCCGGGCGTGGTCAAGGCGAGCTGGTAG
- the rplD gene encoding 50S ribosomal protein L4, which produces MPSLPILDGSGKSRGTLELADAVFGGAVSVPMVHQAVVRELADRRVGTHSTRGRSEVSGGGRKPWRQKGTGRARQGSIRATQWKGGGKPFGPRPRKYDKAMPAEMRRAALRAALAAKVAAGEVTVVEQLGLGEPKTKALVARLKTFGAAAAPTLLVLGERSADVERAASNVPWLEVTTALHTSVYQLVRHDRIVAERAALVALQEALAR; this is translated from the coding sequence ATGCCGAGCCTACCCATTCTCGACGGCAGCGGGAAGTCCCGCGGCACCCTCGAGCTTGCCGACGCGGTGTTCGGGGGCGCGGTGAGCGTGCCCATGGTGCATCAGGCGGTGGTGCGCGAGCTTGCCGACCGGCGCGTGGGGACGCACTCCACGCGCGGCCGCAGCGAGGTGAGCGGCGGCGGTCGGAAGCCGTGGCGGCAGAAGGGCACCGGGCGCGCCCGCCAGGGCTCGATCCGCGCCACCCAGTGGAAGGGCGGCGGCAAGCCGTTCGGCCCGCGGCCGCGCAAGTACGACAAGGCCATGCCCGCGGAGATGCGGCGGGCCGCCCTGCGCGCGGCCCTGGCCGCGAAGGTCGCGGCGGGCGAGGTGACGGTGGTGGAGCAGCTCGGCCTGGGCGAGCCGAAGACCAAGGCCCTGGTCGCGCGACTCAAGACCTTCGGGGCCGCGGCGGCGCCGACCCTCCTCGTGCTCGGAGAGCGGAGCGCGGACGTCGAGCGCGCGGCATCCAACGTGCCGTGGCTCGAGGTCACCACCGCGCTCCACACCTCGGTATATCAGCTCGTGCGCCACGACCGGATCGTCGCGGAGCGCGCGGCCCTCGTCGCGCTGCAGGAGGCGCTTGCGCGATGA
- the rplE gene encoding 50S ribosomal protein L5, giving the protein MPPRLRDRFRSAVIPALMKERGYTNPFQVPRLEKIVINMGVGEGKENAKVVDFAVSDLQTIAGQKPVITRAKKSIANFKLRENVPIGCKVTLRGARMYEFLDRLVNVALPRVRDFKGVPPKAFDGRGNYALGLKEQVIFPEIVYDKVDKVRGMDIIMVTTAGTDEEAKALLTQLGLPFRES; this is encoded by the coding sequence GTGCCCCCGCGGCTGCGCGACCGCTTCCGCTCCGCGGTGATCCCCGCCCTCATGAAGGAGCGCGGCTACACCAATCCGTTCCAGGTGCCGCGGCTCGAGAAGATCGTCATCAACATGGGCGTGGGCGAGGGCAAGGAGAACGCCAAGGTCGTCGACTTCGCGGTGTCGGATCTGCAGACCATCGCCGGCCAGAAGCCGGTGATCACGCGCGCGAAGAAGTCGATCGCGAACTTCAAGCTCCGCGAGAACGTCCCCATCGGCTGCAAGGTGACGCTGCGGGGCGCGCGGATGTACGAGTTCCTCGACCGCCTCGTCAACGTGGCCCTGCCGCGGGTGCGCGACTTCAAGGGCGTGCCGCCTAAGGCCTTCGACGGACGCGGCAACTACGCCCTCGGGCTCAAGGAGCAGGTCATCTTTCCGGAGATCGTGTACGACAAGGTCGACAAGGTGCGCGGCATGGACATCATCATGGTGACCACCGCCGGCACCGACGAAGAGGCCAAGGCGCTGCTGACCCAGCTCGGCTTGCCCTTCAGGGAGTCCTAA
- the rpsC gene encoding 30S ribosomal protein S3, translated as MGQKTHPIGFRLGTTRTWSSRWFATKGYAGLLHEDVKIRRFIKSALYHAGISKIDIERSANRARISIFTARPGIIIGRKGAEVEKLKNEIQSRTQKEVHLNIEEVVHPELDAQLVAENVALQLQKRVAFRRAMKKAVTSALRLGADGIRIACSGRLGGAEIARREWYRDGRVPLHTLRADIDYGLAEAHTTYGAIGVKVWIFKGEVLPTQRTAEA; from the coding sequence ATGGGGCAGAAGACCCATCCGATCGGATTCCGGCTCGGGACCACGCGGACGTGGAGCTCGCGCTGGTTCGCCACCAAGGGCTACGCGGGGCTCCTGCACGAGGACGTGAAGATCCGCCGGTTCATCAAGTCGGCGCTCTACCACGCGGGGATCTCGAAGATCGACATCGAGCGCTCGGCCAATCGGGCGCGCATCTCCATCTTCACCGCGCGTCCCGGCATCATCATCGGCCGCAAGGGCGCCGAAGTGGAGAAGCTCAAGAACGAGATCCAGAGCCGAACCCAGAAGGAGGTCCACCTCAACATCGAGGAGGTGGTCCATCCCGAGCTGGACGCGCAGCTGGTGGCGGAAAACGTCGCCCTCCAGCTCCAGAAGCGGGTGGCATTCCGCCGCGCGATGAAGAAGGCGGTGACGTCCGCCCTGCGCCTGGGCGCCGACGGCATCCGGATCGCCTGCTCCGGTCGCCTGGGCGGCGCCGAGATCGCGCGCCGCGAGTGGTACCGCGACGGGCGGGTGCCCCTGCACACGCTGCGGGCGGACATCGACTACGGCCTCGCCGAGGCCCACACGACGTACGGCGCCATCGGCGTGAAGGTGTGGATCTTCAAGGGTGAGGTCCTACCCACCCAGCGGACGGCCGAGGCCTGA
- the rplR gene encoding 50S ribosomal protein L18: MQANRKVEARKIRHVRVRRLVQGTAQRPRLVVFRSLNHIYAQIIDDADGKTLCAVDSRAADFRAKMKTGGNVAAAKLVGELIAQRAKAKGIGPVVFDRGGYQYHGRVKALADAARAGGLAF; this comes from the coding sequence ATGCAGGCGAATCGCAAGGTCGAGGCCAGGAAGATCCGGCACGTGCGGGTGCGGCGCCTGGTGCAGGGGACCGCCCAGCGACCGCGGCTCGTGGTGTTCCGGAGCCTGAATCACATCTATGCACAGATCATCGACGACGCGGACGGCAAGACGCTGTGCGCGGTGGACAGCCGCGCCGCGGACTTCCGCGCCAAGATGAAGACGGGCGGCAACGTGGCGGCGGCGAAGCTGGTGGGCGAGCTGATCGCCCAGCGGGCGAAGGCCAAGGGCATTGGGCCCGTGGTGTTCGACCGTGGCGGCTACCAGTATCACGGGCGGGTGAAGGCGCTGGCCGATGCGGCACGGGCCGGCGGCCTGGCGTTCTAG
- the rpsS gene encoding 30S ribosomal protein S19 gives MGRSTSKGPFVETRLMTRIDELNRQRQKKVLKTWSRRSTIVPEFVGHTLAVHNGKKFIPVYITENMVGHRLGEFALTRTFKAHGAAEKATTSPTGKA, from the coding sequence ATGGGACGCTCAACCAGTAAGGGGCCGTTCGTCGAGACGCGGCTCATGACCCGCATCGACGAGCTGAACCGCCAGCGCCAGAAGAAGGTGCTGAAGACGTGGTCGCGCCGGTCCACCATCGTGCCGGAGTTCGTGGGGCACACGCTCGCCGTGCACAACGGGAAGAAGTTCATCCCGGTGTACATCACCGAGAACATGGTGGGCCACCGCCTCGGCGAGTTCGCCCTCACCCGGACGTTCAAGGCACACGGCGCCGCCGAGAAGGCCACCACGTCGCCCACCGGGAAGGCGTGA
- the rplN gene encoding 50S ribosomal protein L14, producing the protein MIQPRTMLDVADNSGAKKAQCIRVMGGANKRYASLGDIVIVAVKEAVPDGTVKKGEVARAVVVRTVKEVGRKDGSYIRFDRNAVVLLKADDNPVGTRIFGPVARELRDKQFTKIISLAPEVI; encoded by the coding sequence ATGATCCAGCCGAGAACGATGCTCGACGTGGCCGACAACTCCGGCGCCAAGAAGGCGCAGTGCATCCGCGTCATGGGCGGCGCCAACAAGCGCTACGCCTCGCTCGGCGACATCGTGATCGTCGCGGTCAAGGAGGCGGTGCCGGACGGCACCGTGAAGAAGGGCGAGGTGGCCCGCGCGGTGGTGGTGCGGACGGTGAAAGAAGTGGGCCGCAAGGACGGCTCGTACATCCGCTTCGACCGCAACGCGGTGGTGCTCCTCAAGGCCGACGACAACCCGGTGGGCACCCGCATCTTCGGACCCGTCGCGCGGGAGCTCCGGGACAAGCAGTTCACCAAGATCATCTCGCTGGCCCCCGAGGTCATCTGA
- the rplP gene encoding 50S ribosomal protein L16: MLMPKRVKYRKAQRGRMKGKAHRGSTLAFGDYGLKALEPAWVTNRQIEAARVSLTRSVQRGGKVFIRIFPDKPVTKKPAETRMGKGKGNPEFWVAVVKPGRILYEMEGVDEATAKDGFRLAAQKLGIKTKFVTRTRAL, translated from the coding sequence ATGCTGATGCCCAAGCGCGTCAAGTATCGCAAGGCCCAGCGCGGGCGCATGAAGGGCAAGGCCCATCGTGGCTCCACGCTCGCCTTCGGCGACTACGGGCTCAAGGCCCTGGAGCCGGCGTGGGTGACCAACCGGCAGATCGAGGCCGCGAGAGTCTCCTTGACCCGGAGTGTCCAGCGCGGCGGCAAGGTCTTCATCCGGATCTTCCCCGACAAGCCGGTGACCAAGAAGCCCGCGGAGACGCGGATGGGCAAGGGCAAGGGCAATCCCGAGTTCTGGGTGGCGGTGGTGAAGCCCGGCCGCATCCTCTACGAGATGGAGGGTGTGGACGAGGCGACGGCCAAGGACGGGTTTCGGCTCGCCGCGCAGAAGCTCGGCATCAAGACCAAGTTCGTGACCCGCACGCGGGCGCTCTGA
- the rpsJ gene encoding 30S ribosomal protein S10, with protein MVTLSADQKIRIRLKAYDHHLLDRSMKEIVETVRRTGARVTGPVLLPTIINRWTVLRSPHVDKTSREQFEMRTHKRLLDILDPTPQTVDALMKLELPSGVDVEIKL; from the coding sequence ATGGTCACCCTGTCCGCCGACCAGAAGATCCGGATCCGCCTGAAGGCCTACGACCACCACCTGCTCGACCGCTCCATGAAGGAGATCGTCGAGACGGTACGGCGCACGGGCGCCCGCGTGACGGGGCCGGTGCTCCTGCCCACCATCATCAACCGATGGACGGTGCTCCGCTCGCCCCACGTCGACAAGACCTCGCGCGAGCAGTTCGAGATGCGCACGCACAAGCGGCTGCTCGACATCCTCGATCCCACGCCTCAGACGGTGGACGCGCTCATGAAGCTCGAGCTGCCCAGCGGCGTCGACGTCGAGATCAAGCTCTAG
- the rplC gene encoding 50S ribosomal protein L3, whose translation MKEGLIGRKVGMTQVFGDDGNMIPVTVVQLGPCTVVEVRSKATHGYDALQLGFEPKKKNVTKAMSGVYKKAGVATPMRVLREIRLQKSEALAPYSVGQSLTAEIFSPGELVDVVGVTKGKGFQGGVKRHGWAGGDATHGSMFHRAPGSIGASSDPSRVWPGHPLPGRMGGDRRTVLNLPVVRVLAEQNLILLRGAVPGARGGVVLVRKSVKQTKAQQQKQGAK comes from the coding sequence ATGAAAGAGGGACTGATTGGCCGCAAAGTCGGCATGACGCAGGTCTTCGGGGACGATGGGAACATGATCCCGGTCACCGTGGTCCAGCTCGGCCCCTGCACGGTCGTCGAGGTGCGGTCGAAGGCCACGCACGGCTACGACGCGCTCCAGCTCGGCTTCGAGCCGAAGAAGAAGAACGTGACCAAGGCGATGAGCGGCGTCTACAAGAAGGCCGGCGTGGCCACGCCCATGCGCGTGCTCCGGGAGATCCGCCTGCAGAAATCGGAGGCGCTTGCGCCCTACTCGGTGGGTCAGTCTCTGACCGCGGAGATCTTCAGCCCGGGCGAGCTGGTCGACGTGGTCGGCGTGACCAAGGGCAAGGGATTCCAGGGTGGCGTGAAGCGCCATGGCTGGGCGGGCGGCGACGCCACCCACGGCTCGATGTTCCACCGGGCCCCCGGCTCCATCGGGGCCTCCTCCGATCCCTCGCGTGTGTGGCCAGGTCATCCCCTGCCGGGCCGCATGGGCGGTGATCGCCGCACCGTGCTGAACCTCCCGGTCGTACGCGTGCTCGCCGAGCAGAACCTCATCCTGCTCCGGGGCGCGGTGCCGGGCGCGCGCGGTGGCGTCGTGCTGGTGCGGAAGAGCGTGAAGCAGACCAAGGCGCAGCAGCAGAAGCAGGGGGCGAAGTAG